TCGAGCATCTCGCAGAACAGTGTCTCGGATCGAACCGAGTACAGGGCGATCAACAACTCGGCTGTACATCGCGTCGAAAGTGGGAGAGAGCACCGCCAGAACTTTATCGGCATCGTCTTTGATCGCTCGAAGGGGATGATGGGCCGGAACCCGCTGCTCCGCAGAAAAGTAGCTGAACATCATGTTCTGAGAATCGTTGATCCCTCGCATCGGTCCTCCCTCGTGAATGACTGCGCGCGAGTATACCAAATCAAAACCGCGTCGCGAAGGACTTTTTCAGTGACCTGCTAGAGCTTTTTCTCTTGCAGATGAGGCGCATCTTCGGATGCTTTTTGGGAGAGCTTCCCCCAGCGCAGGCCCAAGAGCAGGGCGACGGCCACCAGCAAGGTAAAGCGAGCCGGATAGTCGGGTTACGAAACTGCGTCCATTCCAGCTTCACCCCAAACTGGAAGTGGAGTACTTCGGCCTCAAGTGGGTGCTTACCGATCATTTTTTCCGGAATTATCAGTCTCTCTATGAAAATGCTGTTGGCATTGAATTCTTCAAGACCGCTGTTCGGGGGCCCTGCTACCCGGGCTGTAATCGCGATGCGTTTTCATCTGTCGCGGATAATAAATGTTTGTACTGCGGAAAAGAATTTTCCGTGGGGATCACTTCTCTAAGGGTTTTCTGTATCTTCTATGCAGGGCGCTTTGGAACGATTGCATCAGGGAAACGGCTTCATGCCGGTAAGTTACCTTTTCCCAAAAAGGCGGAAAGAAGAAAGCAGGATGAATTTCATCAGACGGGCGGTTTATAGAGAAGTTCAAGCAGACGCCATAAAAAATAACCGGTAAACTTTCTTAACCAATGTCTTACCAATACAAACGCGAACCGCTTACACAGGACGAAGCAAACCGTTTGGCCAATGCGTGCCAGACCCATGAAGAGAAGCTCGTCGTCTGGACACTTCTTCATACGGGTTTGAAAGTCAATGAACTGGCCAACCTCAAAAAAGAAAATATCGATCGGCAGAATCATTATCTCATGGTCTACGGAAAAAGGCGGACCGTATGGGTCCCAAACCAAACGCCGCATCATCTCTCTCTTCTCGCGTCCAACCGCTCATCGAGGGACACTT
Above is a window of Candidatus Manganitrophus noduliformans DNA encoding:
- a CDS encoding site-specific integrase, which codes for MSYQYKREPLTQDEANRLANACQTHEEKLVVWTLLHTGLKVNELANLKKENIDRQNHYLMVYGKRRTVWVPNQTPHHLSLLASNRSSRDTSLFMKRLGWVIILSSAWLKESPTAPIYRVR